One genomic region from Desulfurispira natronophila encodes:
- a CDS encoding response regulator, translating to MKDIYADHKALEILKGKTILLAEGDSMTSRSLAKILNRYTAKVYVATDGLDALEKFRQHTPNIVIAALDLPVMNGAKLLEQLKKKIQSNLL from the coding sequence ATGAAAGACATATATGCTGACCATAAGGCCCTGGAAATACTTAAAGGCAAGACAATATTGCTTGCTGAGGGCGACTCCATGACCAGCAGGAGCCTTGCAAAGATACTGAACCGCTATACAGCCAAAGTATATGTGGCAACAGATGGTTTGGATGCCTTGGAGAAGTTCCGACAGCATACTCCAAACATCGTCATTGCAGCACTTGATTTGCCCGTCATGAATGGTGCAAAACTTCTGGAGCAATTAAAGAAGAAAATCCAGAGCAACCTGTTATAG
- a CDS encoding HD-GYP domain-containing protein, translating into MKDHIVKISIDQLIAGMYVHDLSSEWTDTPFNRRFMVTDIGMANRIREYGIRELYIDTFKGKAPQGEVATRLEVEEELDEQINQMLKESTRTHQVSYTEEIGAARQIHQMATGKVVSILSDARLGKRIEAEKMEPVVASMTSSILRNPSAMMSLGRIRDADQYTFEHSVSVATFLIAFARAQGMDESTTHHIGMGAMLHDIGKTQVPESILNKPGKLTDEEFAIMKSHAPLGAELLANCRGISAIAIDVAAQHHERYDGTGYPRGLKGDNISHYGQMAAVVDVYDAITSDRCYHKGQSPTAVLRKLLEWSKFHFNPLVVQQFIKCVGIYPPGSLVRLSNDHLAIVLDTDAANTLQPTVRVIYNIVSRRPVRPYTLKLQQEESSSHKITGFEDQDKWNIPIEPFLK; encoded by the coding sequence ATGAAAGACCACATTGTTAAAATATCTATTGATCAACTTATTGCAGGAATGTATGTCCACGACCTGAGCAGCGAATGGACAGACACTCCATTTAACCGTCGCTTTATGGTCACCGACATTGGGATGGCAAACCGTATACGCGAGTACGGCATCCGTGAGCTTTATATCGATACCTTCAAGGGGAAAGCTCCCCAGGGAGAAGTGGCCACCCGGTTGGAAGTTGAAGAGGAGCTGGACGAGCAAATCAACCAGATGCTCAAGGAGTCCACCAGAACTCATCAAGTCAGCTATACTGAGGAAATTGGAGCCGCTCGCCAGATTCACCAGATGGCAACGGGGAAAGTAGTCAGCATACTTAGCGACGCCCGCCTCGGCAAGCGCATTGAAGCCGAAAAAATGGAACCGGTAGTAGCCAGCATGACGAGTTCCATACTGCGCAACCCCAGTGCCATGATGAGCCTGGGGCGGATCCGTGACGCTGACCAGTATACCTTCGAGCATTCTGTAAGTGTAGCCACCTTCCTCATTGCCTTTGCTCGGGCCCAGGGCATGGATGAAAGCACGACACATCACATCGGAATGGGAGCTATGCTCCACGATATCGGCAAAACCCAGGTCCCTGAGTCTATTCTTAATAAACCTGGGAAGCTCACTGACGAAGAGTTTGCCATTATGAAAAGCCACGCTCCTCTGGGAGCTGAACTGCTGGCCAACTGCAGAGGAATTTCTGCCATTGCCATTGATGTAGCAGCGCAGCACCACGAACGTTACGATGGCACCGGCTATCCTCGAGGGCTAAAGGGCGACAACATTAGTCATTATGGCCAAATGGCTGCGGTTGTCGACGTATATGATGCTATTACCTCTGATCGCTGCTACCACAAGGGCCAATCGCCAACAGCTGTGCTCCGCAAACTACTGGAGTGGAGCAAGTTTCACTTTAACCCCCTGGTTGTCCAGCAATTTATAAAGTGCGTTGGCATCTATCCTCCAGGCTCCCTGGTGCGCCTGAGCAACGACCATTTGGCCATCGTGCTGGATACTGATGCTGCCAATACCTTGCAGCCAACAGTTCGGGTTATTTACAATATAGTTTCTCGTCGTCCCGTGCGGCCCTATACGCTTAAGCTACAACAAGAAGAAAGCAGTAGCCATAAAATCACAGGATTTGAGGACCAGGATAAATGGAATATACCAATAGAACCATTTCTGAAGTGA
- a CDS encoding EAL and HDOD domain-containing protein, which produces MTTFSHQLPAPEHQIYIGRQPILDASNQIVAYELFFRHNHSNMTIYEDSVQASARTLVNLLMNIGMNKLIGDKLGFVNIDDRFLMTEAIESLPRERIVFEILDHSMISDQMVARVQDLAIKGYRFALDNVTFEREYLSRFKNLIDKVEFVKIDISQIHPQRLMQMAEMYRQIYATLVVEKVEQRWQADLCRRLEFPLFQGYFFAVPEVVEGHSREPSKITVIQLIQMLSDDQISADSIARELKVHPELSVNLLRYINSGAFYMRSDIRSLEHAITLIGRTRLMSWLLLICYADPHHGGLRGPLLESAIFRAKLMEEVAATIYGTHSEKKEQAFFAGMLSLVDVIFRIPLEEILQSIHPSAIVKKALLHRTGSLGKILSLAEVMERTTTDQAADHLSSLGVSAEQMEKLRLNAYEFVQGLLANIEQ; this is translated from the coding sequence ATGACAACTTTTTCACACCAGCTGCCAGCACCGGAACACCAAATATACATCGGTCGCCAGCCCATTCTCGATGCCAGCAACCAGATTGTAGCATATGAGCTTTTTTTTCGTCACAACCATTCAAATATGACTATATACGAAGACTCGGTGCAGGCTTCAGCACGAACCTTGGTAAACCTGCTGATGAATATCGGCATGAATAAACTTATTGGTGACAAGCTCGGTTTCGTCAATATAGACGACCGCTTTTTGATGACAGAGGCTATCGAGTCCCTGCCCCGGGAGCGCATCGTTTTCGAAATTCTTGACCACAGCATGATCAGCGATCAAATGGTAGCACGGGTACAGGATCTTGCCATAAAAGGATACCGCTTTGCCCTGGATAATGTAACTTTTGAACGGGAGTATCTGAGCCGCTTCAAAAACCTGATAGACAAGGTTGAGTTCGTAAAAATCGACATCAGCCAGATACACCCCCAGCGGTTGATGCAAATGGCTGAAATGTACCGCCAAATTTACGCCACCCTGGTTGTGGAAAAAGTAGAACAGCGCTGGCAGGCTGACCTGTGTCGACGGCTTGAGTTCCCTCTGTTTCAGGGGTACTTTTTTGCCGTCCCCGAAGTGGTAGAAGGGCACTCCCGTGAGCCCTCAAAAATAACGGTCATTCAGCTGATACAAATGCTTAGCGACGATCAGATCAGTGCCGATTCTATCGCCAGGGAACTCAAAGTTCACCCGGAGCTTAGCGTAAACCTCTTGCGCTACATAAACTCCGGAGCATTCTACATGCGCAGCGACATACGCTCGCTGGAGCATGCCATAACCCTCATAGGACGCACCCGTTTGATGAGCTGGCTCCTTCTCATCTGCTACGCAGACCCTCACCATGGAGGCCTACGTGGCCCGCTACTGGAGTCAGCCATATTTCGTGCTAAACTCATGGAAGAAGTTGCGGCAACGATTTACGGCACACACAGCGAGAAGAAAGAGCAGGCCTTTTTCGCCGGTATGCTCTCTCTGGTGGATGTTATTTTTCGAATACCATTGGAAGAGATACTCCAGAGCATCCATCCCAGCGCAATCGTTAAAAAAGCTCTGCTGCACAGGACAGGCTCCCTGGGGAAAATACTTTCACTGGCCGAAGTTATGGAGCGAACCACCACTGACCAGGCCGCAGACCACTTATCGTCCCTGGGAGTAAGCGCTGAACAAATGGAAAAGCTCCGCCTCAATGCCTATGAGTTTGTACAGGGATTACTGGCAAACATAGAACAATAG
- a CDS encoding LexA family transcriptional regulator → MVPFNGAWTRVRQLTSLKNQADLATALQISPASVSGAKKRGFFPLEWLLKLALDHRVSLDSLVGLDYRQANGRDNFSTSAADSKNSRQSFVSPYAVDNKETRSATPHQTAAYMGQQILAESNLEASAAKTHLVDDDSMEPTIFRNDLLVVDRHCARIEGGGIYLLNVLGHQTVRRVEVMLNQEVRISADNPAYHSQCYNINEIADDVVVGKVLWRGHRI, encoded by the coding sequence ATGGTTCCCTTTAATGGTGCCTGGACACGTGTTCGGCAACTCACCAGCCTGAAAAACCAGGCTGACTTAGCAACGGCACTGCAAATAAGTCCCGCATCTGTCTCCGGGGCCAAAAAAAGGGGATTCTTCCCCCTGGAATGGCTTCTAAAGCTAGCTCTTGACCACCGAGTCAGCCTGGATAGCTTGGTAGGGCTTGATTACCGCCAAGCAAATGGAAGAGACAATTTCAGCACAAGTGCCGCTGACAGCAAGAATAGCAGGCAATCTTTTGTTTCTCCTTATGCTGTTGACAATAAGGAGACTCGCAGCGCAACGCCCCACCAAACAGCGGCATACATGGGACAACAGATCCTTGCCGAGTCCAACCTTGAAGCCAGTGCCGCTAAAACTCACCTGGTGGATGATGACAGTATGGAACCGACCATTTTTCGTAACGACCTGCTAGTCGTCGACCGACATTGCGCGCGCATTGAGGGAGGGGGCATCTATCTGCTCAACGTTCTTGGTCACCAGACAGTGCGGAGAGTAGAAGTCATGCTGAATCAAGAAGTTCGCATTTCAGCAGACAACCCGGCCTATCACTCTCAATGCTACAACATCAATGAAATTGCTGACGATGTAGTGGTGGGCAAAGTACTCTGGAGGGGACACCGAATATGA
- a CDS encoding sensor histidine kinase, which yields MKSILCIGDRAENELRVKLKEYCQEFTLHCQKSVNGEILQIHHDEPFDIAILHTEQWTAITDDSACSIREDICSHIPTVIFGATMSSQDRIAAWNAGISDIISNSAPGQEVYARLVNLARRHKKTKTHTEELATDREQLELLYQHNRVVAMGEMLSAVAHHWRQPLSVISLMVESLRMDHDDGVISSEAIAHYTHEITSELKRLSQTIDTFRNILKPDSYAEPFDLEDAIKGVLIFMWPQLKELGIRTVLDDSTSGIHLHGYQRDFQQVLLAIIANSRDSIVANKVRGIITITIEHDSDDAILGIADNGGGMDPHLLPRIFDPYFTTKHRQDVRETGGGGAGTDLYIAKIVIERKMGGKITMENGDDGCLTTIKLPLRGKQVREE from the coding sequence ATGAAATCAATACTTTGCATCGGTGACAGGGCTGAAAATGAACTTCGCGTAAAACTGAAAGAGTATTGCCAGGAATTCACGCTCCACTGCCAGAAGAGTGTGAATGGAGAAATCTTGCAGATTCATCACGACGAGCCCTTTGACATTGCGATCTTACACACAGAGCAATGGACGGCCATCACTGATGACTCTGCATGCTCAATTCGCGAGGATATATGCTCACATATTCCCACGGTTATTTTCGGAGCAACCATGTCCTCACAGGATCGCATAGCTGCCTGGAATGCCGGTATCAGCGATATCATCAGTAACAGTGCCCCGGGGCAGGAAGTATATGCTCGCCTTGTGAACCTTGCCAGAAGACACAAAAAAACCAAAACACATACAGAGGAGCTTGCTACGGACCGGGAGCAACTGGAGCTTCTCTATCAGCACAACCGGGTGGTTGCCATGGGAGAAATGCTAAGCGCCGTGGCTCACCACTGGCGCCAGCCTCTCAGTGTCATCTCACTGATGGTGGAAAGTTTACGGATGGACCACGATGATGGAGTTATTTCCAGTGAAGCCATTGCCCACTACACTCATGAGATAACCTCTGAGCTCAAACGCCTCTCCCAGACCATTGATACGTTCCGCAACATCCTTAAGCCTGACAGCTACGCAGAACCATTCGACCTTGAGGACGCCATCAAAGGCGTACTGATATTTATGTGGCCCCAGCTCAAGGAGCTGGGTATTCGCACAGTGCTGGACGACAGCACCAGTGGCATTCATCTGCATGGCTACCAACGTGACTTTCAGCAGGTTTTGTTGGCGATAATTGCCAACAGCAGAGACTCTATTGTGGCAAACAAAGTTCGTGGCATAATAACCATTACCATTGAGCATGATAGTGACGATGCCATACTGGGAATAGCCGATAACGGCGGCGGCATGGACCCGCACCTGTTACCCCGAATTTTTGATCCCTACTTCACCACCAAACACCGCCAGGACGTACGGGAGACTGGCGGTGGTGGCGCTGGCACAGATCTCTACATTGCGAAAATTGTTATCGAACGCAAAATGGGGGGAAAGATTACCATGGAGAACGGTGATGACGGCTGCCTGACGACTATCAAGCTCCCCCTGCGTGGCAAACAGGTGCGGGAGGAGTGA
- a CDS encoding chemotaxis protein CheB gives MPNEANSSIATTVENLYIVGIGASAGGLEALRSLTSCLDKHQPVTYVIAQHLSPSHRSMLVSLLGKECPLQVVEAEEGEILKPGMVYITPPNQDMRVDEQNCIRLRPPAHPVGPKPSVDIFFASLASSVGDRAIGVILSGTGTDGAAGIRAIKAEGGVTIAQDPATAKYDSMPVAAIATGNVDMVLSPDLIGPEITQLVAFPRQVSLTQETESSPDSLEKIFLILQQRSEVDFSGYKLTTINRRLERRMAATRMSSLQEYAQYLEESTDEWNLLYKDILISVTAFFRDEDVYQELTPHIEALIAGKSKAESVRIWVTGCATGEEAYSIAIVANEVMERLGKKHYLQVFATDIDSDALMVARKGIYSETQLEGVSAPIREKYFTQRGNEYEISKMLREAIVFSRHNIVKDPPFLRLDLVSCRNLLIYFNQDLQHKAFGLFQYSLKPQGLLLLGRSETIGESDDFTALNGKLKIYARKEGVRQTLNHIHGTYVRILPSRSRETDPKPPRKFTIQESLLQTTTRHLLQGSFVINGNYNLEHVVGQNPPLMRFPSGDFSGNVLKMLPQELALELRAAISHLANEEKQVHRSRLHRLDAGESKDTYARLTVTQMEFDQRKVEYYLVTISEEEGVQATSTTVNQEENDAWELQHELISTRENLQTVVEELETSNEELQSLNEELQSANEELQSSNEELETTNEELQSTNEELSSAYSELKAVYDEKESQRQELLEKNRELAAARLFLDNITRTSPVGIIWVNRTNKIDFINQHAERLLGFTDTTLTSTDFQVVETLLLNPATRTGEGVTKPLTLLRQSGEFQRNLQYALGNVENRTISINATPVYDVDDTFQGAVLALMDISELKQREREAQEKEQHYQALANSGPVLIWTMNQDGQCTFFNHSWLEFTGKTLENELGKGWKKGIYPEDLWEFDANFAAARKRRASYSSELRLLHASGDYRWVDVDIAPRLDLKGDPHGYIGYFNDITARKDAELKLRNTNHELELAAAKSDELTRKANAANKAKSEFLANMSHEIRTPLTAIIGLSEIAIAEGVDDPAMLYDHMLKIHSSSRMLLIVINDILDFSKIEAGKLVLEHEPFRAGEIIGMLHDIFFSTAQTKGIDLATHIDDNLQHVLLGDAGRIAQVLTNLASNAIKFTNHGKVELRASATGRDKEMLKVSFVVSDTGVGLDESQLAHLLQPYTQADSSTSRQYGGTGLGLSIAQRLTDAMNGTMNISSKAEQGTTVTVTLPLALAQNDAVQHAEIKNLPHHHLTGKKILLVEDNPMNQSIVQHLLQSIGGEVIIADNGAEGLELARQHDPHLILMDLQMPVMDGYEATMKIRSHNRQVPIIALSAATLTTDRRRALKAGMNDFIGKPIDRAKFFALVNKYIGVRQEGAESSQPAVPVEETRAPVKESSQQGLCFEGINMDQLQDMTDNDHGFLLEMLSRLQIDVTGRYSILGELLRDGKTAEAKALAHTIKGSAGNMGARRLSDAAAAINQAIRDNKAVDHQVVSEYEAALDQLRTSLGEQFGDTESIESQDP, from the coding sequence GTGCCAAACGAAGCCAATTCATCTATAGCTACAACCGTTGAAAATCTGTATATCGTGGGTATAGGCGCCAGCGCCGGCGGCCTTGAGGCTCTGCGAAGTCTTACTTCCTGTCTGGACAAGCATCAGCCGGTTACCTATGTTATAGCCCAGCATCTCAGCCCTAGTCATCGCAGTATGCTCGTCTCCCTTCTTGGCAAAGAGTGTCCGCTGCAGGTAGTGGAAGCGGAGGAGGGTGAAATCCTCAAACCCGGCATGGTGTACATTACCCCGCCGAATCAGGATATGCGTGTCGACGAGCAAAACTGTATCCGTCTTCGTCCACCAGCCCACCCTGTTGGGCCCAAGCCGTCAGTGGATATTTTTTTTGCTTCACTCGCCTCATCTGTTGGCGACCGGGCTATCGGAGTTATTCTTTCGGGTACAGGTACAGACGGTGCGGCTGGCATCCGGGCGATAAAGGCTGAAGGGGGCGTCACCATTGCCCAGGATCCTGCTACGGCCAAGTACGATAGTATGCCGGTGGCTGCGATAGCCACGGGCAATGTAGATATGGTTCTATCACCAGACCTCATAGGGCCGGAGATTACTCAGCTGGTAGCCTTCCCTCGACAGGTCTCCTTGACGCAGGAAACAGAGTCTTCACCAGACTCCCTTGAGAAAATCTTTCTCATTCTTCAGCAGCGCAGTGAAGTTGACTTTTCCGGCTATAAACTCACGACGATTAATCGGCGCCTGGAACGTCGTATGGCTGCTACCAGGATGTCCAGTCTGCAGGAGTATGCACAGTATCTGGAAGAATCCACCGATGAGTGGAATCTGTTGTACAAGGATATTCTGATTAGTGTAACGGCTTTTTTTCGCGACGAAGACGTCTATCAGGAGTTAACGCCACACATTGAAGCCTTGATTGCTGGCAAAAGCAAGGCAGAGAGTGTGCGGATCTGGGTAACCGGTTGCGCTACGGGTGAGGAGGCGTATTCCATAGCTATTGTGGCCAATGAAGTCATGGAGCGACTGGGAAAAAAACACTACCTGCAGGTCTTTGCTACAGACATTGATTCCGATGCCCTGATGGTAGCCCGCAAAGGCATATACTCCGAAACCCAGCTGGAGGGAGTTTCGGCGCCAATACGGGAAAAATACTTTACTCAGCGTGGCAACGAGTACGAAATATCCAAAATGCTGCGTGAGGCCATCGTCTTCTCCCGCCACAATATTGTCAAGGACCCTCCATTTTTGCGTTTGGATCTGGTCAGTTGCCGCAATCTGCTGATCTACTTCAACCAGGATTTGCAGCACAAGGCGTTTGGCCTTTTTCAGTACTCCCTCAAGCCCCAGGGGTTGCTCTTGCTGGGACGGTCAGAAACTATCGGCGAAAGTGATGACTTTACCGCGCTTAACGGGAAACTAAAAATTTATGCCCGCAAGGAGGGGGTCCGCCAAACCCTCAACCATATACATGGCACCTATGTGCGCATACTCCCTTCTCGCTCTCGCGAAACAGATCCAAAGCCGCCGCGAAAGTTCACGATTCAGGAGTCTCTACTGCAAACTACGACCCGCCACCTGTTGCAGGGAAGTTTTGTGATAAATGGTAACTACAACCTGGAGCATGTGGTAGGGCAAAATCCCCCCTTGATGAGGTTTCCCAGTGGTGACTTCAGTGGCAATGTTTTGAAAATGCTCCCCCAGGAACTGGCGCTGGAGCTGCGAGCTGCCATTAGTCACTTGGCTAATGAGGAAAAACAGGTACATCGCAGTAGGCTGCACCGCCTGGATGCTGGTGAGAGTAAAGATACTTATGCCCGGTTAACCGTCACCCAGATGGAGTTTGATCAGCGTAAGGTGGAGTACTATCTGGTAACTATCAGCGAGGAAGAAGGGGTGCAAGCTACCAGTACGACCGTGAACCAGGAGGAAAATGACGCCTGGGAGCTGCAGCACGAGCTTATATCCACCCGGGAAAACCTGCAAACAGTGGTGGAGGAGCTGGAGACCTCAAATGAGGAGCTGCAGTCACTGAATGAGGAACTGCAGTCTGCCAACGAAGAGCTGCAGTCGTCCAACGAAGAACTGGAAACCACCAACGAGGAATTACAATCCACCAATGAAGAGCTGAGCTCAGCCTATTCCGAGCTGAAAGCGGTTTACGATGAAAAGGAATCCCAGCGCCAGGAGCTGCTGGAGAAAAACCGGGAGCTGGCTGCGGCGCGCCTCTTCCTGGATAACATTACTCGTACCAGCCCGGTAGGCATTATCTGGGTGAATCGCACCAATAAGATTGATTTTATCAATCAGCACGCAGAGCGGCTGCTGGGCTTTACCGATACCACTTTGACCTCCACCGATTTTCAGGTGGTCGAAACCCTGCTGCTTAATCCTGCAACCCGAACCGGCGAAGGGGTAACCAAACCCCTCACCCTATTGCGGCAATCGGGTGAGTTTCAGCGCAATCTGCAGTACGCTCTTGGGAATGTGGAAAATCGTACGATCTCCATTAATGCAACCCCGGTGTACGATGTAGATGATACTTTCCAGGGGGCTGTCCTGGCCTTGATGGACATCAGCGAACTGAAACAGCGGGAGCGCGAGGCGCAAGAGAAAGAACAGCACTATCAAGCACTTGCCAACTCCGGTCCCGTATTGATCTGGACCATGAACCAGGACGGCCAGTGTACGTTCTTTAATCACTCGTGGCTGGAGTTTACTGGCAAAACACTGGAGAACGAGCTGGGGAAGGGCTGGAAAAAAGGCATATATCCTGAAGATTTGTGGGAGTTCGATGCTAATTTTGCTGCGGCCAGAAAAAGACGAGCCAGCTACAGCAGTGAGTTGCGGCTCCTCCATGCCAGTGGGGACTATCGCTGGGTAGATGTGGATATTGCCCCCCGCCTGGATCTTAAAGGCGATCCTCACGGTTATATTGGTTATTTTAATGACATTACCGCTCGCAAGGATGCCGAACTCAAATTGCGTAATACCAACCATGAGCTTGAGCTGGCAGCTGCCAAAAGTGATGAGCTTACCCGTAAAGCTAACGCAGCCAATAAGGCCAAATCAGAGTTTCTGGCCAATATGAGCCACGAGATTCGTACACCACTGACAGCGATTATTGGTCTTTCGGAAATCGCTATTGCCGAAGGTGTGGATGACCCGGCCATGCTTTACGATCACATGTTGAAGATACACAGTTCATCACGGATGCTGCTGATTGTCATCAATGACATACTCGATTTTTCCAAGATAGAAGCAGGAAAACTGGTGCTGGAGCATGAGCCGTTTCGGGCGGGGGAGATCATCGGCATGCTCCACGATATATTCTTTTCCACGGCTCAGACCAAAGGTATAGATCTGGCTACCCATATTGATGATAATCTGCAGCACGTCTTGCTGGGAGATGCGGGGCGAATTGCCCAGGTGCTCACTAATTTGGCCAGCAATGCCATTAAGTTCACCAATCACGGTAAAGTAGAGTTGCGTGCATCAGCAACAGGGCGTGATAAAGAAATGCTGAAAGTGAGCTTTGTCGTCAGTGATACAGGAGTAGGTCTGGATGAGTCGCAACTGGCTCACCTGCTGCAGCCTTACACCCAGGCCGACTCCAGCACTTCACGTCAGTATGGCGGTACCGGTTTGGGACTATCCATTGCCCAGCGCCTGACCGATGCCATGAACGGTACCATGAACATAAGCAGTAAGGCAGAACAGGGAACCACGGTGACCGTCACCCTTCCCCTGGCATTGGCGCAAAATGATGCCGTTCAGCATGCAGAAATAAAAAATTTACCCCATCACCACTTGACCGGTAAAAAAATTCTTTTGGTGGAAGACAACCCTATGAATCAGAGTATTGTGCAGCATTTGCTGCAAAGCATTGGCGGGGAAGTCATCATTGCCGATAATGGTGCTGAAGGCCTTGAGCTTGCCAGGCAGCACGATCCTCACCTGATTCTGATGGATTTGCAAATGCCGGTGATGGACGGCTACGAAGCTACCATGAAGATTCGTAGTCACAATCGACAGGTTCCCATAATTGCTTTGAGCGCGGCAACGCTCACCACCGATCGCCGGCGGGCTTTGAAGGCGGGCATGAATGACTTTATTGGCAAACCTATAGATAGGGCCAAGTTTTTTGCTCTTGTAAACAAGTATATCGGAGTCCGACAGGAAGGAGCCGAGTCAAGTCAACCAGCAGTACCAGTCGAAGAAACCAGAGCTCCCGTCAAAGAAAGCAGCCAGCAGGGGCTCTGTTTTGAGGGTATCAATATGGATCAGTTACAGGATATGACCGACAATGATCACGGCTTTTTGCTGGAGATGCTCAGTCGGCTGCAAATAGATGTAACCGGCAGGTATTCGATTTTAGGAGAACTTTTGCGGGATGGCAAGACAGCTGAAGCCAAGGCTTTGGCCCACACTATCAAAGGTTCGGCAGGGAATATGGGTGCCCGTCGACTTTCTGATGCTGCAGCTGCCATTAATCAGGCAATTCGCGATAATAAAGCCGTTGACCATCAAGTAGTATCGGAATATGAAGCAGCGCTTGATCAACTGCGTACTTCACTGGGTGAGCAATTTGGAGATACCGAATCCATTGAATCGCAAGACCCTTAG
- a CDS encoding SLAC1 anion channel family protein — translation MSEPASTTNEHHLCLQNLPIPLFGSVMGLSGLALATIRIEEVSGYAFHIGQGILHLTLLWFVVLLCSYLLKWLRYPADVAIEYHHPVRMNFFPAISISLLLLSIGYLNIQETLSAWFWYAGSALHFFFVLRILRVWFFSELQLKTLNPAWFIPVVGTILVPVAGTTHAPMPISWFFFSIGIVFWIALLSIVLNRVIFHETLPLKLLPTLFILVAPPAVGFIAYIHLTGELNAFAQVLYFNGLFMTILVLSFGDRFVRLPFFVSWWAYTFPLAAACMSTLLYYELSNYTLLLFVASGILVLLFLVIAVVGFLTIRSAFKGELCVPE, via the coding sequence ATGTCCGAGCCTGCTTCTACTACTAACGAACACCATCTTTGTCTACAAAACCTGCCTATACCCCTGTTTGGTTCTGTTATGGGGCTTTCTGGCCTGGCACTCGCCACCATACGCATCGAAGAGGTGAGTGGCTACGCGTTTCACATCGGCCAAGGCATCCTCCACCTTACACTTCTGTGGTTTGTGGTTCTTCTTTGCAGCTATCTCCTTAAATGGCTGCGCTATCCTGCTGATGTTGCTATTGAGTACCACCATCCTGTACGTATGAACTTCTTCCCTGCCATATCCATATCGCTGCTACTTCTTTCCATAGGCTACCTGAATATACAAGAGACCCTTTCTGCCTGGTTCTGGTATGCGGGCAGTGCCTTGCACTTCTTCTTTGTTCTGCGAATTTTACGGGTATGGTTTTTCAGTGAGCTGCAGCTGAAAACCCTGAACCCGGCATGGTTTATTCCTGTGGTTGGAACCATACTGGTTCCCGTTGCCGGCACAACTCACGCACCAATGCCCATATCATGGTTTTTCTTCAGTATTGGTATAGTGTTTTGGATTGCCTTGCTGAGCATTGTTCTCAATCGAGTTATCTTTCACGAGACCCTTCCCCTGAAGCTCCTGCCAACCCTTTTTATTCTTGTTGCTCCCCCAGCGGTTGGCTTCATTGCCTACATACACCTAACGGGTGAGCTCAATGCCTTTGCCCAAGTGCTTTACTTCAATGGACTCTTCATGACCATACTGGTGCTGAGTTTTGGTGACCGCTTTGTTCGCCTGCCCTTTTTTGTTTCATGGTGGGCATACACGTTTCCATTGGCAGCAGCCTGCATGTCAACTTTACTGTATTATGAACTCAGCAACTATACATTGTTGCTTTTCGTAGCCAGTGGCATACTGGTGCTTTTATTTCTCGTTATCGCAGTGGTTGGCTTTTTAACCATTCGCTCGGCCTTTAAAGGTGAACTTTGTGTGCCAGAGTAG
- a CDS encoding response regulator transcription factor encodes MTEKYSVPLKDMTILVADDDSEALGTLERSLKRDFGCVLTARDGEEAIRLFEENQVHISLLDIVMPKMSGLDVASKIRERDPDIPIVVLTAHDDNEKIRSAVRLRLMDYLVKPVEINQLKEVLKNCVDELEKRGRLWVRLCNGASFNAITNEVKIDGQTHILTKSEKLFLESLLRRRGQVVSTEEIARYINEDGMTPGGLRTLVYRLRGKVGSDAVVSAKDVGYMAP; translated from the coding sequence ATGACAGAAAAGTACTCCGTGCCCCTCAAGGATATGACTATTTTGGTAGCCGATGACGACAGTGAAGCTCTCGGCACATTGGAGCGCAGCCTGAAAAGAGACTTTGGGTGTGTCCTCACTGCCCGTGACGGTGAAGAGGCCATACGCCTTTTTGAGGAAAACCAGGTGCACATTTCCCTGCTGGACATCGTTATGCCGAAGATGAGCGGATTGGATGTTGCCAGTAAAATACGTGAGCGTGACCCTGATATTCCAATTGTTGTTTTAACAGCTCATGATGACAATGAGAAAATCCGATCAGCGGTACGCCTGCGATTGATGGACTACCTGGTAAAGCCTGTTGAGATTAATCAACTCAAGGAAGTGCTAAAAAATTGTGTTGATGAACTGGAGAAACGTGGCCGCCTCTGGGTTCGACTATGCAACGGCGCTTCTTTTAACGCCATCACTAATGAAGTTAAAATCGACGGCCAGACTCATATTTTAACCAAAAGCGAAAAGCTTTTTCTGGAAAGCCTCTTGCGCCGCCGAGGCCAAGTGGTCAGTACCGAAGAAATTGCTCGCTACATAAACGAAGACGGCATGACCCCCGGCGGGCTTCGCACACTGGTGTACCGCTTGCGTGGCAAAGTCGGCAGTGATGCCGTAGTCAGTGCCAAGGATGTTGGATACATGGCTCCCTGA